ttcacTTAATTGCTTGTCAGCTTTTGCTAGTTTAAAAGGCCGGTTCCAAATGTCAGTTATCAGCATTATTGATCACCAATAATTGGTATCAGCATCGGCCCTGAGTCAGTCAGTCGATCCCTATTTGACACAGCAACACTAACAATTTAGATTTGCTCATATGATGAGATGGACATCTGCAGTGGTTGAAGAAGGTTTCACATCCTTTGCTGGTAAAAGTATTACCGTAATATCACACTGTGAAAAGAGTCCACTACAAGTTAAAGCCCTGCATTCCTGCAGTAAAAGCGTGTATTGTCTGCAAAATTTATTTCAGGTATCAAAAAAGTAACcgtcactgtcagtgttttattattaaaaagtACAATTGACATCTCAAATAAATATTCAGTCTGCGCACACACCAAGTCAATAACCAGTAACAGCAGTTCTTATAAATCTGCACTTTCAGaccttttgtttaatgtttttattcctttctttCATAATCCAGAAAGGTCACAATTGGGAGCATAGAAATTCTGCAGAATGTAGGAAATGAAGTGTGTGACGCTCCAAatctttccacacacacacacacacacacacacgcctatacccctcctcctccaccaccaccaccaccaccaccacccataCTGAACCTATACGTAGATGAATTCACAACAATCAGCCACGTGAAGTCATGAGTCTGCTCAGTTTCGTATGAGACTGGTCTGTCTGGTTACGAGTAAAGTTGCATCAGAACTAATGAATGGAGACGTGTGATGATACACTATGTGTCAAGTGATGGGGTGCATAAAATTCTGCTGCATGCTGTGtttgggtggggtggggtcGGGTGTGTGCCtatgggtggggtggggtggagggtgcTGCTCTGTAATGACATTTAACACTACTGAGAAATTTAGTTTGACGTAAGCAGCACCTTGACGAATGGGAAACAGAAGCGCACGTGGCTGCGGGGATCGTCTTTATAAACGCGACGCGCACCGGGAACAGGAGCAGCACGCCAGACCAGCTTCAGGACCGCGCTcatctcatctcttcttctctgcttccaGAAGTCAGAAACCTCCGACATGAACGGCCAGTGCAGCGGGAAGGTGAGCGACGCCGTGGAGGAGTTCCACTGCAACAACGGCTTCAGCGACCTCATCATAGACACCAAGAAGTCCGCCATGCACCGCGAGCACGAGACGTCCCGCAAAGAGGCTGAGGACAAGTCCCGCTTACCTGCGCTCCAGGCCGCCTACACCAGCATCCTCCGCGAGCTCGGGGAGGACACGGACCGCCAGGGTCTACTGCGCACGCCGCTGCGCGCCGCCAAGGCCATGCAGTTCTTCACCAAGGGCTATCACGAGACCATCGACGGTGAGTCAACAGGTGCCTCTCTGTGGGCCTCACGCGAGAAGATGCTCTCGTGCGATGATAAGACAGTAATTAACGTCACGCGGCTTCTCTTATTACCGTTTAAATGGCAAAGCTCCACCGAGTGACCAGAAACACAGAAACCCCTACACACTGTGGTGCAGTCTGTCAGGCGTGTCACGTATTTTTGCTCCACTTTATAGTTCCGAACACCTTCACGTGATCTGTAGAGACTTCAGTGCACAATGGAGATGAAAACGTTGATGGCTTCCTATAAATCTGCGTGTACTTGCAGGTGTTAGTCAGTTCATGAAGAGGCAACACTTGTGATAGTTGATTAATTAagttcagtttcacatttcttACTCTTTCATTATCATACTATGCACTGAAAAGGTTTTGGACAGTTCATTAGACAAcacaagacatttaaaaatgtcctcTTGATGGACATTTTTTCACTATTCTTTAATGTTTATCACTTGAATCATTTAAGTAGATGGTGtttcttaaaatgtgtgtgcatgtgtgtgtgtgtgtatgtgcttgtgccCTCAGACATCTTAAACAATGCCATATTTGATGAAGACCACGATGAGATGGTGATTGTGAAGGACATagacatgttttcactgtgtgaacatcACCTGGTGCCCTTTTTTGGCAAAGTAAGTCTGTTCTCCTAACTAAGAGGGATTCAGAGAAAATGTATGTGGAGAGTTTCTGGGTTCAAAACATGTATAAAacggatttaaaaaaaaaataataataataactgagCTGGAGGACTGTTGTTGTGCCAGCTTGTGCATGTCGATGTCACTGTCCTGTGTTTCTAAGCATTGAATTGCCAATATTTACAATCCTTGGCTCTGATTATGTGACCTCCACCCTCACTGgctgccatctctctctctctctctctctctctctctctctctccaggttCACATCGGGTATATTCCCAACAAAAAAGTGGTGGGATTGAGCAAGCTGGCAAGgtaacaccacacacacacacacacacacacacacacacacacacacacacacacacatcacacctTCCTGCTGCCACTGTGGCTGTATGTTTCTAGTGTTAGTGCCGGTTGGCTGGGTTCTTCTGTTATGTCAGTGCATTGACCTGGAGGCTTAAGTCTAAGCCCAGCGGTCATCATCCAGTCCCCTCATCAagcacactcacagacacaaatcTAAACTCGATCCGCTCTCGAGCCATGAGAAAATCCATTGGGACCTGTGGGAATCAGCAGTTGTCAtcacagcctctctgtctgtctccttctctccctttcCTAAAATATCACATCATCTCTGAACACACAGAGCCAGAACAACAGGACCGAAGTCACTGACTTTTCACTGACAAACCTGCTGTGGTTGGATGTTGCACGACAGATTCAGAGAGTTGTGTAGGGTGAATCATTCACAGATGAAGGGTCTGTACAGCTGGATGGCCCGAGGGGAGGCCAGGGATCAGGACTGATGCCAGTCTGTGTTTATCAAAAGATTAATCATTAGGATCTCAGTCTTCCTGCAAAAATCTATGTGCTGGAACTGAGTATGGGACAAAAGAGGAAAGTCCTCTGAGAAGTCTGATCTAATCTGGTCTAATTAAGATTATTCTCTCAccactttgtgtttgctgccaCAGTGGCTTCTTCCATACATATGATTTCAagatttcaagaatttcccttcagggataaataaaggaattctgattctgattctgatttgggAATGCAGTGAAGTGGTggtctcaaggaaattcaatcgaatgcaactggacttagttattgtctttgaagacgtttcacctctctccgattgaatttccttgagataaccatgacctggatgaatgagaatattcacaggcttagtGTAGTGGTGGTTTTTAGGAGTTTAAGGGTCTTCCACACTGCCAGATGTGTTGGGAACTGTAGTACCATGTTCTCCCACAGCCACGCTCTTAAACGATTTTCTggttattatttaaaaatgcatggaaATGTTGTGTATTGTCTGTATTACACACGTGTTGGGTCTAATTCCCTTCTTGCGTTCTCGTTTCTCCAGGATTGTGGAGATCTTCAGTCGGAGGCTTCAGGGTGAGCAACTAAAGAAATTATGCAATATTAATAGGCTTTTCATGTAGTCACGGCACTTTTCTTCTAGTTTACTCAAGAATTTGAATGCTGTCTGGTTTTACATGTCATGTATTGTTTTAGTTCAAGAGCGTCTGACCAAGCAGATTGCCACGGCAATATCAGAAGCCCTGCAGCCGAAAGGTGTAGCTGTGGTCATTGAAGCAGCGtaagtatgcacacacacacacacacacacacaccaccttcatcatcatcatttgaaGCTGCCCTAACACCTCACAGGCCTCACAGGCCTTTTTTCTGCACTGAGGAGACACGAGCGAGGATAAACGAGACCAcgtttttatttctatttttgctgAGCCTGTTAGTCGACTTTGTGATTCTTCTTCGATTTGCTATCCCTTAAAACACATGTTCTACAGGTCAAACACTTTCCCCAAAGCGGGTCACTTGTAAATCTGaaccacatgtgtgtgtgcttgcaggcACATGTGCATGGTTATGCGTGGTGTCCAGAAGATGAACAGCCGCACAGTGACGAGCGCCATGTTGGGAGTTTACCTGGAGGACCCCAGAACTCGGGAGGAGTTCCTCACTCTTTCAAAGCACATTTAACAAATGCCAATTGTAATTCCCTACCTGACCTCCTTCTACAGAAAACTCTATAGTAAACAGTGGAGCCGCATTTGACTTTAAGGGGACAGTTCACCACAAAACCAAACATCCAAGCCGACTCTGGGGCTCACCTTTTCAGCCCTGCTGCAGAAATCCACCGTTTGAAATCACTGTGAACATAATAGGAAATTAAAGACTCATATTAATGGTGCCTTTGGTAGATATTTTATAGTCTTAGAGGGCAAGATTGTTGTTATGAAGTATGAAACCTAAGTGCAATGTTGTAATGTGACAACACTAAAGACTTAAGACTTTTATTATGGAATATTCATCGGTGCTTCTGTATACTGGTACACCTTTCCTTgagttattattatatttagaATTCACAGATTTTCCTAATTAATCCATGTGTCatttataaatgcatttataaaGCCTTTGTAATATAAGAtacaaatgaaattattatatCTGTAGTACAAAGAGAATAATTGATGTGCTGatagatttttgattttatgaaTGACCgcttaaataaaattatatacaCATAAAGAAAGTTGTTAACATCAGTAACCTGTAAAGTTTTAGTATGTTACGTTTGTTTTATGCTACATGTAACTCCAATTCCAAAGAAGTTGGGACATTGTGTAAAACCAataaataagcatatatttacaaaaacgTTTCAAACAAGTTAGTATTCTGCCAAATCTTAAATAAATCTTGCAGCATTTGATGGTACTAGAGGAAAAGTCTGGGTTTCGACCTCTGATGACAAACGAATCTCTGCACAAACTCCCCCGGCACTCACTGAAAAAGTCACCTCTAAAAAGTCAGCATACAGACTAAATTTGCATACAAACCTCAGTAagagaatacatttttaagtgcATTAGTTTATTAGTTTATTGTGTGGACTTGGGACACAGCTATTAAACTGACATTGTCTTGCGTCAGTGAGGATTCTCTGGTTGGCTGTATCAGGTGGGACATTATATTGCTGCACATGAACGCACCACAACACAGACTGACATGAGCTAAAGGGCAGTGACATAGCAATCAAAGTACAGAATCCAGACTTACATAACAAGTCATGGTAGCATGTAACCAAAAtttatctttattcttttacaaTTTCAGATCACTTGCTTACGCAGGCCTCGCTACAAAACTGGCTTAAACATCTGACTCATTCACCACATCCGAACATAACCTATTGTATATTATCTGCATTAGCTGGAGATTggtgctgtttttgtgctgtggtGCAACAGCATAAATCAATAACAAGACATAAAagcttgtgtgtgcacatgtggtTGACGGCCTGAGGGAGAGCAAGGCCTTTAAATATCAAAGGAGGAGCCTGACATCAGGCAAACTGTGAACTATAACCTCTATCTCTGACAGCAACGGGGGGCAGTGCAGCATGCAGTTTACAAATAGGATTATGTAAAGGTAAACCAATTATTCCAGACATACAGGACAAATATGGGTATGTTGTGCGTAAGAGGCTAAAATTGTACCCTTTACAGCCTCAGGCAGAGGTACAAAATAATCCTGTCAAATGTCCTCATATGCAAGGCTTTAATTCAGTCAAAAATGCAACACTTGATATATTacacacagaaatcatttttaaaaagcaaagaatGAAGTTTAAgtattgaatttaaaatatacaaaaatatctAGAAGCCTTTTACTTGAAAAACAGGTGAGAGCTGATGGTGAGAGCAGTGCTTCACTGTTTGTGGCCACTCTAACCGTTCCAGTGGAATTACATGATATTTATAATAAGAGAACAAAGCCACCTCCAGATCTCTGTCCTTCACATAGGTGGCAAGAATACCAGAAAGATTTACAGCTGTCACTGATAGGACATGGTGGGAAAACACTGACAATGTGACAGGATGACAAACATGCACCATCACTCTCATCCTCAAATCTGTTATTCACTTGTCGAACTGTTCTCTGATCATCACGCTGTCACACAGATGTCTGTTTGTAGTTCTTGGTGTCCAAAACTTTCTTTCCACACATTGCACAGATTCCTGGAGAGACAATCAGTAGAGAGAGAAGGGCAATGCTGAGCAGatgctgtgtgttttatattttatattttgtggcatgtaaacaaacatatgCTTATGCTTAACCTCAAATCTGATTCTTCTTGGACCTTTGTAGGCAACCATAGGTATCAGTTAATTTCTTCAGTATAAAAGTCAAAGCACATTCTTTAAACATGTTTGAGCTGTTTAAGTTTTGCCTTCATTTCTGTCAATGTCAAATCTGCCCATCTTCTTTGTTAAACAGGTCTCTGCAACTACATTGGACAATACCATACAACTATCCTGTTATTCTGTTTAGCACTGCATGAGTCTTGGTGATAACATAGGAAACAATCcatctgctcaacagtgagcgttaatctggacaatcctactcccacctgaactagatgtaaatactgtacatgtaaatactgcacattttcacatttttaattttattatttttataaggtttctattttacaatatttaattttacttacatattttttggtagcagggacaaaaagaatttcactgcacatcgtaccgtgtatgattgtgtgtgtgacaaataaacttatcttgtatcttgtaacGCACCtatacaacacaaaacacatcagaatTTCCGGTCAGTATGGAGTCCAGTGTAAGTGAGTCAATACCTTTCTTGTATGCACAGCCTTGGCAGTAGTGTGATCCAGACTGATGAACTGAGCTCTTGCAGATCCTGCATGTAGCAAAGCCTGTCTTGCTGTAGGGGTCAAACCTGAGAGGGAGATGCATTACAGATCCATAACTAGATATgcaacaatatatttttttttaccaatgCTAGTAGCAATGCTCtagaaaagaaatgaacatgCTAAATTCTGGAGTGAGTTGATGAAACAGAGATAATGGTGGTAATATAACCCCACAAACAACTGCTAAGCTTTAGTGAGCTACTCACCTGGCTTTCTTAGCAGTCAGaagcttgttttcatttagcttACGTCCACCACCCtctgagagacagaagcagaaagaacTCCAATAAACATCATCATCTAAACAACGAAACGTTATATAACaattagaaaaggaaaaatcacAAAAGCACAACttgattcagaaaaaaataacctaCTGTGGGgtcagaagaaaatgtgtgtcaTCAAAGTTTGTCATCAAGTTAACTGAAGACACCACATTGGGCTCTGGGAATTTGCAACTGGcactttttgatattttctcacAATTTATAGAATAAACAATCGGTCAGTTGAAATACTAATcaccaaataaataatgacaataattgTTACATGAGCCCAAGTTGTAGCTGTCCTATTTAACTACCCTAGTAAAATGTATGCACACTTAATTTCAGAAACATATAACTAATACTCTTTATTATTTGTGTACATGACTGTCATAAATTTAGTGTATGTAATTGGATGCAGACACTTGTGCATGTGAGTATCCGAATTCTTGACATTCAAAGTGGCCTTGAAAAGAGAGGTGTCTGATTTATACTTGCTTGTTGTGGTTGCAATATGTAGGATTTTGCCTTTCCGACAAGAAGTATATGTTAGGTACACTGGTGTTATGGTTTTAAAACCTAAATACCAATGTAGCCGGACATCTACATTCAACCACAGTGTAGGCACAGCAGTTAACGACAAAATCAATTTTTCACTAAATCTGTCCTGAGTTCACCTGTTGTATTCCGTGCTCCATCCTTCCATGTGTCAGGTGTGATGACTTTACCAAGCTTCTTTTCGCCTTAAATAAGAAGTTACAGAAAATTGgagaaacaaaataacacacttATTAAACCAATTTAATCCGATACAACGATGAGGGTAGTAATGGCAACAATTAGCATCACTGTTAGCTTATAAAGAAACTATAGCCCTCGCCAATACCATTAATAGATGGTTACATTTAAGAATATAAAGCGCATAAACAACGTGATACGTACATTTGTCACAAACCatctttcctctgtcttctttaAAACCGGCTGTTTTCGATGGCTGGTCAAAATAAATTAGCTAAATCTTAGCTTGCTCGGCTAATGTTTGTAAACTTCCGGTTGCCCCCCCCCTCTCTCGTCCTCTCTCGCTCGCTTCTTTTCTCAACACATTGATTGGTCAAAATTGATGATACGTTTCAATGTTATTGGCTGATACTACCGTCcgtcactgaaaacagcagcgAGACTTCTTCTGCGCTTGATGAACCTTTTGTAAAGATGCCTACAAAATAATACTTCCGGCTCCAGGCTCAAAACAGATcttattatgtaaaaaaaaaaaaaaaagaagaaagaaaagaaaatagaatCTGTAATGAGCTTCAAATAATTCACATAGGTCAAACAACCGGAATGCAGCATAACAAGGCGGAGATAAGAATCCACAAactaaacatttctgtttctgttcaggTTCATTTTAAGTGTACAAAAATTATTTCCTTGAAATTCTAAAGCTAATGATTGACCTACGgctaaatttaaacatttaattattttttaatgaggaatttattttttaaaaaagaaaagactcaaaTAAGTGTCCCAGAAATATCACACATGGTTTTACCCTTATTGATATATTTTGGGCATACCTTTATGGAGCAAAACACGTGCACgataaagtgacaaaaatatgCCATGTAAGAAATAAAGCAAGAAAGGTTTCCTTTAGATGGTAAAAGATATTTCAGTTCAACACGTCAACTGGGTTATCATTTGCAAGGTATACCATTGATACCATTTTATTCTGAAGTCTAAACGGAAGTCACTGTTACTCCATGTTTACGGAAGACGCGTCAAGAAATTCACCCATGGATTAGTCCCTCACTGCACATCAGTTACTGAATTTACCTTTGGAGGTATTTTATTtaggttttgtgttttgttttagccTATTATTATAGATAAGGACACTCTCCGTAATGTGGGACCATGAAATCAGGGCCATGGCGTCCACTCACGCCATCATCGCCGCATCAGTGTTCATGGCGACCGTCCTACCTGCGGTGTTAGTGCCGGGCTTCTCGGTGTACGGCACACACCTGCTGTGGCTCTACTCGGTGTCCGGTGCCATCACCGCGGTCAGTGTCGCCGTCTTCTGGCTGCTCGGCATCACACCGCCCgccaagaaacacacactgggATACAAGGTGCTGGCTTCCATTCATCCATTGGTGTTAAGTTACTCCAGTAAAAACCGAAGTACAgaagcagtaaaatgtaaaaagtaattTTGATAAAGAAATGAGCCCATATGGCATTATGGTTGAGGTTTAGCTATTTTGAACTACTTGATAAACAGTTGAGAGTTGTTTTGTCCGGTGTTTGCCAACCCATGCGTTAGGCCTCCTCTCAAG
The Scatophagus argus isolate fScaArg1 chromosome 21, fScaArg1.pri, whole genome shotgun sequence genome window above contains:
- the gch2 gene encoding GTP cyclohydrolase 2; protein product: MNGQCSGKVSDAVEEFHCNNGFSDLIIDTKKSAMHREHETSRKEAEDKSRLPALQAAYTSILRELGEDTDRQGLLRTPLRAAKAMQFFTKGYHETIDDILNNAIFDEDHDEMVIVKDIDMFSLCEHHLVPFFGKVHIGYIPNKKVVGLSKLARIVEIFSRRLQVQERLTKQIATAISEALQPKGVAVVIEAAHMCMVMRGVQKMNSRTVTSAMLGVYLEDPRTREEFLTLSKHI
- the cript gene encoding cysteine-rich PDZ-binding protein; this encodes MVCDKCEKKLGKVITPDTWKDGARNTTEGGGRKLNENKLLTAKKARFDPYSKTGFATCRICKSSVHQSGSHYCQGCAYKKGICAMCGKKVLDTKNYKQTSV